One part of the Oncorhynchus clarkii lewisi isolate Uvic-CL-2024 chromosome 7, UVic_Ocla_1.0, whole genome shotgun sequence genome encodes these proteins:
- the LOC139412893 gene encoding adrenodoxin-like translates to MALMTSARRLFHVSFRENSLRRAEALISATNTTSWNLSLAGQRMACIRVRDFSTNTQPLRADNKVTVHFINRDGEKISVKGSPGDSLLDVIIDQDLDFDGFGACEGTLACSTCHLIFEEDVYNKLGPITDEEMDMLDLAYGLTDTSRLGCQICLTRSLEGMTARVPESVADIRQSGDGSS, encoded by the exons ATGGCTCTGATGACATCGGCAAGAAGACTATTTCATGTTTCGTTCCGAGAAAATTCTCTACGACGAGCAGAAGCACTTATTTCAGCAACAAACACAACGTCGTGGAACTTATCATTGGCCGGTCAGAGAATGGCCTGTATTCGTGTAAGGGACTTTAGCACCAACACACAACCTCTTAG AGCTGACAATAAGGTGACTGTCCACTTCATCAATCGAGATGGAGAGAAGATCTCTGTCAAAGGCTCTCCTGGAGACTCTCTCCTAGATGTCATTATCGACCAGGACCTCGATTTTGATGGGTTCG GCGCATGTGAGGGGACACTGGCCTGTTCTACCTGTCACCTGATCTTTGAGGAAGACGTGTATAATAAGCTGGGCCCCATTACTGACGAGGAGATGGATATGCTGGACCTGGCCTACGGACTCACAGAcac gtcCCGCCTGGGTTGCCAGATCTGCCTGACCAGGTCCCTGGAAGGCATGACAGCGAGGGTGCCTGAGAGTGTGGCAGACATCCGACAGAGTGGAGACGGGTCCTCATAA
- the LOC139412892 gene encoding rho GTPase-activating protein 20-like, whose product METMSPQQQNELSRRTSLTGESKTSTQHEHKRRMKSLSHRRQSAPSLVINKALTRSRTFSRESFLVPVCPETCPLVQSFLCPDRAFLLHDHVTLKTGLQTQDRDLFLFTDILIIAKSKSPTHFKLKAQVCVGEMWTAQCMEDVCEGSTNPERSFVMGWPTCNCVVTFSSEVQKERWLSLLKSRIKEEKEKDDPKTIPLKVFGKGIGSCAQAVSKTLGVSNSDSTNEVVRLALQQFGVTSCVKDYQLWVSSKRDNAPYPLIGHEFPFSIQMSHMREPPAQPGRRDTVPPPDRQRAMHRDQVQVDKQCQFILKTRCSSTTTTSVIVDPAQKPFKRRRSLINWAFWKGSNPNLHSSSTNLSSPAPGYLFGQSLSTICWDNSLPKSVMDMLVFLYNEGPFTRGIFRRSAGARACRELRDRLDSGAQDVPLSREHVFIIAAVFKDFLRNIPGSLLCSDLYEQWMDVMEEAESEEAEEEEQAQDITRLIGLLPKENALLLRHVVAVLHGIQENAHDNQMNAFNLSVCIAPSMLWALGPSSPEAEGEGAKKVCDLVRYMIEHCQEVLGEDVTSVFGLPRKRAESDVSSFHLTDSSYDSLENMLNDDSSESPCLHTSRRRWRAKPLQGSLDSVLTLSDCDQEQPDLDTDPDTTDPQSGNHHHRDTITQPGSGNLLQPSTPARGRTRKRSPAVPHSSCPSPPAPRRGGRRCSEPAIGYSVASFMARLAGNADRLGSIDDLAGGGEMFHSLRKDGQTHGPTHTGEWNGSKGVCEGSGSQGAQTPRRNASYSSLSSPPTSPTPTRSSVDSLDSLLSHSSIQSAPFWQPRVGPNAARLTPSPGPPVPLTPIPSPTSTHSLPIPTPAPGQGLSPNISPPKEIPSWGTLKGCRGLHPNTWLKRGRRLSLSQQEDEGGVVSSITCGCPTNKTLPTSKSCQDKGGLKQSSEDPPKSSLASCPPKAGGLQNRGRVTKDRRSSQGSVSPPSRQRSQEHFHSCRSPCYQPTDRPLTVKELREIHSQACAASNTGYDVTNQGIRTPPQHVFFGQGGPSLSLARQKSHSLAPGMEGLSVRRCSQRRSSEPGAAHLGDALVLDKASHPERLHREAKLGQRSKSVDGSQDLGLKVSCTDQNGAPKFCLSPSATKAVRDYFSSHTHSNPNSGQQVALALIQGQRERLRRCSDPMLEPDFDQLLFAEESYV is encoded by the exons ATGGAAACCATGTCACCACAGCAACAGAACGAGCTGAGCCGCAGGACGTCACTCACCGGCGAGTCCAAGACCAGCACGCAACATGAACACAAGAGG agGATGAAGTCTCTGAGCCATCGTCGACAGTCCGCACCCTCTTTGGTCATCAACAAAGCCCTGACCAGATCCAGAACTTTCTCCAG AGAGAGCTTCCTGGTTCCTGTGTGTCCAGAGACGTGCCCATTGGTCCAGTCGTTCCTGTGTCCTGATAGGGCGTTCCTCCTGCACGACCACGTCACGCTGAAGACAGGGCTGCAGACTCAGGACAGAGACCTCTTCCTCTTCACCGACATCCTCATCATCGCCAAGTCCAa GTCTCCCACACACTTCAAGCTGAAGGCccaggtgtgtgtgggtgagatgTGGACAGCCCAGTGTATGGAGGACGTATGTGAGGGCAGCACCAACCCAGAGAGGAGCTTCGTCATGGGCTGGCCCACCTGCAACTGTGTGGTCACCTTCAG CTCTGAGGTCCAGAAGGAGAGATGGCTCTCCCTACTCAAAAG TCGAATAAAAGAGGAGAAGGAAAAGGATGATCCTAAAACCATTCCACTGAAGGTGTTTGGGAAAGGCATCGGGAGTTGTGCTCAGGCCGTCAGTAAGACCTTGGGTGTCAGTAACTCTGATTCAACCAATGAGGTTGTCCGACTCGCTCTTCAACAGTTTGGTGTCACG AGCTGTGTGAAGGACTACCAGCTGTGGGTAAGCTCCAAGAGGGACAACGCCCCTTACCCTCTCATTG GTCATGAGTTCCCTTTCAGTATCCAGATGAGTCATATGCGGGAGCCCCCGGCCCAGCCGGGCCGCAGGGACACAGTTCcacctccagacagacagagggcgATGCACCGCGACCAGGTACAGGTGGACAAACAGTGCCAGTTCATCCTAAAGACCCGATGcagctcaacaacaacaacgtctGTGATTG TAGACCCAGCTCAGAAGCCCTTCAAGCGAAGGCGTTCTCTCATCAACTGGGCTTTCTGGAAAGGCTCCAATCCTAACCTCCACAGTTCCTCTacaaacctctcctctcctgcccccgGCTACCTGTTTGGCCAATCGCTGAGCACCATCTGTTGGGACAACTCCCTGCCCAAGTCCGTCATG gacATGCTGGTGTTTCTGTACAACGAGGGTCCGTTCACGCGGGGGATATTCCGACGGTCAGCGGGGGCGAGGGCGTGTCGTGAACTCAGGGACAGACTGGACTCTGGGGCTCAGGATGTCCCGCTGTCACGAGAGCACGTCTTCATCATCGCTGCTGTGTTTAAG GACTTCCTGCGGAACATTCCGGGCAGTCTGCTGTGTTCCGACCTCTATGAACAGTGGATGGATGTGATGGAGGAAGCAGAAtcggaggaggcagaggaggaggagcaggcacaggatatAACGAG GCTGATTGGTCTACTGCCCAAAGAGAACGCCCTGTTGCTACGCCACGTTGTCGCCGTGCTGCACGGTATCCAGGAAAACGCCCATGACAACCAGATGAACGCCTTCAACCTGTCTGTGTGCATTGCTCCCAGCATGCTCTGGGCTCTGGGCCCCAGCAGCCCAGAGGCGGAGGGGGAGGGCGCCAAGAAG GTGTGTGACCTGGTGCGGTATATGATAGAACACTGCCAGGAGGTCCTCGGAGAGGATGTCACCTCTGTGTTCGGTCTACCCCGGAAACGTGCCGAATCgg ACGTGTCTTCCTTCCACCTGACCGACTCATCTTATGACAGCCTGGAGAACATGCTGAATGATGACAGCAGTGAGTCTCCATGCCTCCACACCTCACGGCGGCGCTGGAGAGCCAAGCCCCTGCAGGGCAGCCTGGACTCGGTCCTCACCCTGAGTGACTGCGACCAGGAGCAGCCCGACCTGGACACAGACCCCGACACCACAGACCCCCAATCTGGCAACCACCACCACCGTGATACGATCACACAACCTGGATCTGGCAACCTCCTCCAGCCCTCAACCCCAGCCCGAGGCAGGACCAGGAAACGCAGCCCAGCTGTGCCCCACTCCTCCTGTCCCAGCCCCCCAGCTCCTCGGAGGGGGGGGAGGAGGTGCTCAGAGCCGGCCATAGGGTACTCTGTGGCCAGCTTCATGGCGCGACTGGCAGGGAACGCAGACAGGCTGGGTAGCATCGATGACCTGGCTGGAGGTGGGGAGATGTTTCACAGCTTACGGAAGGATGGACAGACACAcggacccacacacacaggggagtgGAATGGCAgtaagggtgtgtgtgagggttcgGGGTCACAAGGTGCACAGACGCCACGCCGGAACGCGAGCTACTCCAGTCTCTCTTCGCCGCCCACCTCCCCTACCCCCACACGCTCCTCAGTGGACTCCCTGGACAGCCTCCTCTCCCACTCCAGCATCCAGTCTGCTCCATTCTGGCAACCCAGGGTGGGACCCAATGCCGCAAGATTGACTCCCTCCCCTGGTCCTCCTGTCCCTCTAACCCCCATACCTTCCCCTACTTCAACCCATAGTCTACCCATCCCCACCCCGGCTCCAGGCCAGGGGCTCAGTCCCAATATCTCCCCGCCGAAGGAGATCCCTTCCTGGGGTACGCTGAAGGGCTGCAGGGGGCTCCATCCCAACACCTGGTTGAAGAGAGGCCGCAGACTGTCGCTGTCGCAGCAGGAGGATGAGGGGGGTGTGGTGAGTTCCATTACATGTGGTTGTCCCACTAACAAGACTCTCCCCACTAGCAAGTCATGTCAGGATAAAGGAGGGCTGAAACAGTCGTCTGAGGACCCCCCCAAGTCCAGCCTGGCCAGCTGCCCCCCAAAGGCAGGAGGGTTGCAGAATCGCGGCAGGGTGACCAAGGACCGACGATCCAGTCAAGGCTCGGTGAGCCCACCATCGCGCCAGAGGTCCCAGGAGCATTTCCACTCCTGCCGCTCTCCCTGCTACCAACCCACAGACAGACCCCTCACTGTCAAAGAGCTGAGAGAGATACACAGCCAGGCCTGCGCAGCGAGCAACACGGGATATGACGTCACAAACCAGGGCATCCGTACCCCTCCCCAACATGTGTTCTTTGGGCAGGGTGGACCCAGCTTGTCCCTAGCCAGGCAGAAGTCCCACTCCCTAGCCCCAGGCATGGAGGGTCTCTCCGTGCGCAGGTGTTCCCAGCGCCGGAGCTCCGAGCCTGGGGCAGCACATCTAGGCGACGCCCTGGTTCTGGATAAGGCCTCACACCCAGAGAGGCTTCACAGAGAGGCCAAACTGGGTCAGAGGTCAAAGTCAGTGGACGGGTCCCAAGACCTGGGGTTGAAGGTGTCCTGCACGGACCAAAACGGGGCTCCGAAGTTttgcctgtctccctctgccaccAAGGCTGTGAGGGACTATTTCTCGTCTCACACGCACAGCAATCCCAATAGTGGTCAGCAGGTGGCGCTAGCCCTGATTCAGGGGCAGAGGGAGCGGCTCAGGAGGTGTAGTGATCCCATGCTGGAGCCCGACTTTGACCAACTGCTCTTTGCTGAGGAGTCCTACGTGTGA